From a single Lolium rigidum isolate FL_2022 chromosome 7, APGP_CSIRO_Lrig_0.1, whole genome shotgun sequence genomic region:
- the LOC124675211 gene encoding DEAD-box ATP-dependent RNA helicase 13-like — protein MAEAPEQPMSDPPTPPQETKQRPKKNKRGRSKKPKRAAAADAAAPSSTGAAMVEDPFLVLAGGKEGGFLELEEIDGADYGIFGSIVEDVGASARKVGGDQKRKTKRGKRKRGDGAKRLDADDDLVPESKEEEGEKAEEKGKRKKKTRKKRKVNDKETDSESKEDATDDNVEEGKKDLTDDNAEEGKKGEKRGKKKRNRKKRKKVNDEEKDSESKEDVADDIMEDAQDVDENMEQDNNGELKLGEDELYAWLELRLHPLLIKAMHRLGFKEPTPIQKACIPAGAHQGKDVIGAAETGSGKTLAFGLPILQRLLEEREKAERLHVEDEKLTEESSSGGPLRALILTPTRELAKQVCDHLKDAAKFLGIHVVPIVGGLSMDKQERLLKKKPEIVVGTPGRLWELMSSGNQHLVELHSLSFFVLDEADRMIERGHFKEVQSIIEMLPLSNSSDEPTVKATSSCETVLNLQVKKRQTFVFSATLALSANFRKKLKRGLSTSKASTADDLSSIEALSKQAGMKPNAEIIDLTNASILPAKLEESFIECSDDDKDANLYYILSVHGQGRTIIFCTSIAALRHISSLLRILGINVLTNHAQMQQRARMKAVDRFRESENSILVATDGFARGMDFDNVRTVIHYQLPHSSDVYIHRSGRTARKSLAGCSIALISPDDKAKFYSLCKSFSKENLQQFPVDQAYMPQVMNRLSLARQIDKISRKNSQENANKSWLQRNAESMGLILDASDSEEERVQGHKQRKATSAKLQKLQQDLNELLQHPLQPKTFSRRYLAGAGISPLLQKQLEDLAKRNVNGNTSNNENKGSQFVIGQDRVEPLQALQDSGQEICVNMDKQREKRRLAENWRRKKHEEKKSTREQKRNDRRQAKERD, from the exons ATGGCCGAAGCACCGGAGCAGCCGATGTCGGACCCTCCCACTCCGCCCCAGGAGACGAAGCAAAGGCCCAAGAAAAACAAGAGAGGCCGCTCCAAGAAACCGaagcgagccgccgccgccgacgctgcCGCCCCCTCCTCCACCGGCGCCGCCATGGTCGAGGACCCCTTCCTCGTCCTTGCCGGCGGCAAGGAAGGAG GGTTCCTGGAGCTGGAGGAAATCGACGGGGCCGACTACGGGATCTTCGGGAGCATCGTGGAGGACGTGGGAGCAAGTGCGAGGAAGGTGGGGGGTGACCAAaagaggaagacgaagaggggGAAACGGAAGCGAGGGGATGGTGCCAAGCGCTTAGATGCCGATGACGATTTGGTACCTGAGagcaaggaggaggagggtgaGAAGGCTGAGGAGAAgggaaagaggaagaagaagaccaggaagaagaggaaggtgaACGATAAGGAGACGGATTCAGAGAGCAAGGAGGATGCTACGGATGACAATGTGGAGGAGGGTAAGAAGGATCTTACCGATGACAATGCCGAGGAGGGTAAGAAGGGCGAGAAAAggggaaagaagaagaggaacaggaagaagaggaagaaggtgaATGACGAGGAGAAGGATTCGGAGAGCAAGGAGGATGTTGCCGATGACATCATGGAAG ATGCGCAAGACGTCGATGAAAATATGGAACAAGATAACAATGGTGAGCTGAAATTGGGCGAGGATGAACTTTATGCGTGGCTGGAGTTAAGATTGCATCCCCTTCTTATCAAGGCAATGCACAGGCTTGGGTTTAAAGAACCAACACCCATACAAAAGGCTTGCATTCCTGCAGGGGCTCATCAAGGCAAG GATGTTATTGGTGCAGCAGAGACAGGTTCTGGAAAGACACTTGCCTTTGGTCTTCCTATTTTGCAGCGCCTTCTCGAAGAACGAGAGAAGGCTGAAAGATTACATGTAGAAGATGAAAAATTGACTGAGGAAAGTTCTTCGGGAGGCCCACTCCGCGCACTTATTTTGACACCCACAAGAGAACTTGCCAAACAG GTCTGCGATCATCTAAAAGATGCAGCAAAGTTCTTAGGAATTCACGTTGTTCCTATTGTTGGTGGTTTATCCATGGATAAGCAAGAACGGCTTTTAAAAAAGAAGCCTGAAATTGTCGTTGGAACTCCAGGAAGATTATGGGAGCTAATGTCCTCAGGCAATCAGCACCTAGTTGAG CTGCATTCACTGTCATTCTTCGTGTTGGATGAGGCTGATAGAATGATAGAGCGGGGTCATTTCAAAGAAGTGCAATCTATCATTGAGATGCTTCCTCTATCTAATAGTTCTGATGAGCCAACTGTAAAAGCCACGTCAAGCTGTGAAACTGTGCTAAATTTGCAAGTAAAAAAGAGGCAAACCTTTGTCTTCTCCGCGACACTTGCACTCTCAGCTAATTTTCGCAAGAAGTTAAAGCGTGGCCTTTCTACTTCAAAGGCCTCAACGGCTGATGATTTGAGCTCCATCGAAGCACTTTCGAAGCAGGCTGGTATGAAACCTAATGCAGAAATAATTGATTTAACAAATGCTTCGATCTTGCCTGCGAAACTTGAAGAATCATTCATCGA GTGTAGCGATGATGATAAGGATGCCAACCTGTACTATATATTAAGTGTTCATGGACAAGGCCGCACAATAATATTTTGCACATCTATTGCTGCATTGCGTCACATTTCTTCTTTATTGCGCATACTCGGAATCAATGTCTTGACAAATCACGCTCAAATGCAACAAAGGGCTCGCATGAAG GCTGTCGATCGTTTCCGTGAAAGTGAGAATTCCATTTTGGTCGCGACTGATGGTTTTGCAAGGGGCATGGACTTTGATAATGTCCGAACTGTTATCCATTATCAACTGCCACATTCCAGTGAT GTTTATATCCACAGGAGTGGAAGGACAGCACGCAAATCATTGGCAGGTTGCAGTATTGCGTtgatctctcctgatgacaaagcCAAGTTTTACTCTCTCTGCAAGTCATTTTCAAAG GAGAACCTCCAGCAGTTTCCTGTTGATCAGGCATACATGCCTCAAGTAATGAATAGACTCTCCCTTGCTCGGCAGATTGACAAGATATCACGTAAAAATTCACAG GAAAATGCTAACAAATCCTGGCTTCAGAGGAATGCTGAATCCATGGGACTTATATTGGATGCTAGTGACAGTGAGGAAGAACGTGTACAGGGCCACAAGCAACGAAAGGCAACATCTGCAAAGCTCCAGAAACTTCAACAG GATTTAAACGAACTCTTGCAACACCCCTTGCAACCTAAGACTTTCTCACGGCGCTATTTGGCTGGG GCTGGTATTTCACCATTGCTCCAGAAGCAACTAGAAGATTTGGCCAAAAGGAATGTAAATGGTAATACTAGTAATAACGAGAATAAAGGGTCTCAATTTGTTATTGGCCAGGATCGTGTGGAACCCTtgcaagctcttcaagattctgggCAAGAG ATTTGTGTGAATATGGACAagcaaagagagaagagaagacttGCTGAAAATTGGAGGCGGAAGAAACATGAAGAGAAGAAGA GTACACGAGAACAAAAGAGAAATGACAGGAGACAAGCAAAAGAGAGGGACTGA